In one window of Tellurirhabdus rosea DNA:
- a CDS encoding glycosyltransferase, translated as MIEVSILIAARNEEVNIRRCLDSLDRLDYPKDRLEILIGNDRSEDATSAVVQHYLPTRPHLRLFDITERVGSQAGKSNVLAQLARRAQGQFLLFTDADVAVAPTWVSQMLQSFGPSEVGIVTGCTQIIGQSAFERCQAVEWLYAQWILKQFADWGIPVTAMGNNMAVRREAYEKTGGYEHLPFSVVEDYQLLHAVLQQGYTFAHRFDEGVLATTLPMRDGLSWLRQRKRWMVGAFQTQWYFILLFLAQALWYPLLILLSLWNPALALGLFTGKLIGQTLHAAYVLNRIRRRDLWRTLPLYEPFVQVSSLLSLIYFLLPTKVIWKGRDFGSSTAVRG; from the coding sequence ATGATTGAAGTCAGCATTCTGATTGCCGCCCGTAACGAAGAAGTCAATATCCGCCGCTGCCTCGACAGCCTCGACCGGCTCGATTATCCCAAAGACCGCCTCGAAATCCTGATTGGCAACGACCGTTCGGAAGACGCGACCAGCGCCGTTGTCCAGCACTATTTACCCACCCGGCCCCACCTGCGACTGTTCGACATCACCGAACGGGTGGGCAGTCAGGCGGGCAAATCGAACGTCCTGGCGCAACTGGCGCGACGGGCGCAGGGGCAATTCCTGCTGTTCACGGATGCCGACGTAGCCGTTGCGCCCACCTGGGTCAGCCAGATGCTCCAGTCGTTCGGGCCTTCGGAAGTGGGTATCGTCACGGGTTGTACGCAGATCATCGGCCAATCGGCTTTTGAGCGGTGCCAGGCGGTGGAATGGCTGTATGCGCAGTGGATTCTCAAGCAGTTTGCCGATTGGGGCATTCCGGTGACGGCGATGGGCAACAACATGGCGGTCCGGCGGGAGGCGTACGAAAAAACGGGTGGGTACGAGCATCTGCCGTTCTCGGTCGTGGAGGATTACCAGCTTTTGCACGCCGTTTTACAGCAGGGTTACACGTTTGCCCACCGCTTCGACGAAGGCGTACTGGCCACTACCCTGCCCATGCGCGACGGGCTTTCGTGGCTCCGGCAGCGAAAACGGTGGATGGTGGGCGCTTTTCAGACGCAGTGGTATTTCATTCTGCTTTTTCTGGCGCAGGCGCTCTGGTACCCGCTGCTCATTCTGCTCTCGCTATGGAACCCGGCGCTGGCACTGGGGCTTTTCACGGGCAAACTGATCGGGCAAACGCTGCATGCCGCCTACGTCCTCAACCGGATCCGCCGCCGCGATCTCTGGCGAACGTTACCCCTATACGAACCTTTTGTGCAGGTTAGCTCGTTACTATCGCTGATTTATTTCCTGTTACCAACGAAAGTAATCTGGAAAGGCCGGGACTTCGGATCGTCAACTGCTGTCCGCGGTTAA
- a CDS encoding TatD family hydrolase yields MTFIDTHAHFYDAQFTGEFDPFVARADEAGIEQIWLPNCARETMNDLMALADRLPGRCLPMTGLHPCYVTETVEDELAAVEDWLHRHPFPMIGEIGLDFYWDMTHVERQFEAFKTQLAWASRHRLPVSMHTRSGHDRNAFAEAADLIEKLALPNLTGIFHCFVGTLDEAQRAVEMGFKLGIGGVVTFKNGGLDKVIPHIGLEHLVLETDAPYLAPVPYRGIRNEPAYIPLIAQRIADLQQRPLAEVAAVTTANARRMIEF; encoded by the coding sequence ATGACATTCATCGATACCCACGCACACTTCTACGACGCCCAGTTTACCGGGGAGTTCGACCCGTTTGTCGCCCGCGCCGACGAGGCGGGCATTGAACAAATCTGGCTGCCCAACTGCGCCCGGGAAACCATGAACGATTTGATGGCGCTCGCCGACCGGCTGCCCGGCCGCTGCCTGCCCATGACGGGCCTCCATCCCTGCTACGTCACCGAAACCGTGGAGGACGAACTGGCCGCCGTGGAAGACTGGCTTCACCGGCATCCGTTTCCGATGATCGGCGAAATCGGCCTGGATTTTTACTGGGACATGACCCACGTGGAGCGCCAGTTCGAGGCGTTCAAAACGCAGCTGGCCTGGGCCTCCCGCCACCGGCTTCCGGTATCGATGCACACCCGGTCGGGTCACGACCGCAACGCTTTCGCCGAAGCCGCCGATCTGATCGAAAAACTGGCCCTGCCCAACCTGACGGGCATTTTTCACTGTTTCGTTGGGACGCTGGACGAGGCGCAGCGGGCCGTGGAGATGGGTTTCAAACTCGGCATTGGCGGGGTCGTTACCTTCAAAAACGGCGGCCTCGACAAGGTAATCCCGCATATCGGCCTCGAACACCTCGTGCTGGAGACGGACGCCCCTTACCTGGCCCCCGTTCCCTACCGCGGCATACGCAACGAACCCGCTTACATTCCGCTCATCGCCCAGCGCATCGCCGACCTCCAGCAACGCCCCCTGGCGGAAGTTGCGGCGGTGACGACGGCTAACGCACGTAGAATGATTGAATTTTGA
- a CDS encoding asparaginase yields MYRTVHINPALPNQPRSSVLVIYTGGTLGMVYDRHNDQLIPFDFEQILDRVPEIRRLDFELTVITLNHLIDSSDMHPTIWIDLGRIILKNYQDYDSFVILHGTDTMAYTASALSYLLEGLNKPVILTGAQLPIGVARTDARENFITALEIAAAQQDGKPLVPEVCIYFNSLLLRGNRAKKKESVHFNAFQSENYPHLAMAGVRIEYNTPFIAPYHPEATLRLHEKMDTNVVVLPLFPGISESVMDSVLHIPGLRGVVLETFGAGNAPTSPWFLDSLKRALDAGLVLFNVSQCDGGRVTQGRYQTSKLLERIGVVSGADITMEAAITKMMFVLAQESDGQVIRKRLGEPICGEMG; encoded by the coding sequence ATGTATCGCACCGTCCATATCAATCCGGCCCTGCCCAATCAGCCCCGTTCGTCCGTTCTGGTGATCTATACCGGCGGGACGCTGGGCATGGTGTACGACCGCCATAACGACCAGCTGATTCCTTTCGATTTTGAGCAGATTCTGGACCGGGTGCCCGAAATCCGGCGGCTGGATTTCGAACTGACCGTCATCACGCTCAACCACCTGATCGATTCCTCGGATATGCACCCCACGATCTGGATCGACCTGGGCCGCATCATTCTGAAGAATTATCAGGATTACGACAGCTTCGTGATTCTGCACGGGACGGATACGATGGCCTACACCGCCTCGGCCCTCAGCTATCTGCTCGAAGGGCTCAACAAGCCGGTGATTCTGACCGGAGCGCAGCTGCCCATCGGCGTTGCCCGGACCGACGCGCGGGAGAATTTCATCACGGCTCTGGAAATTGCGGCGGCCCAGCAGGACGGCAAGCCGCTGGTGCCCGAAGTGTGCATTTACTTCAACTCGCTGCTCCTGCGCGGCAACCGGGCGAAGAAAAAGGAAAGCGTTCATTTCAACGCTTTTCAGTCCGAAAATTACCCGCATCTGGCCATGGCCGGGGTCCGGATTGAGTACAATACGCCGTTCATTGCCCCGTATCATCCGGAGGCGACGCTGCGGCTGCACGAAAAAATGGACACGAACGTGGTGGTGCTGCCCCTCTTCCCCGGTATCAGCGAGTCGGTGATGGATTCCGTTTTGCACATTCCGGGTCTGCGCGGCGTAGTGCTGGAAACGTTTGGAGCCGGAAACGCCCCGACCAGCCCCTGGTTTCTGGACAGTCTGAAACGGGCGCTCGACGCCGGGCTGGTGCTGTTCAACGTGTCCCAGTGCGACGGCGGGCGGGTGACCCAGGGCCGTTACCAGACCAGCAAACTCCTCGAACGCATCGGCGTGGTGAGTGGAGCTGACATTACGATGGAAGCCGCCATCACGAAAATGATGTTTGTGCTGGCCCAGGAATCCGATGGGCAGGTTATCCGGAAACGCCTCGGGGAGCCGATCTGCGGAGAAATGGGATGA
- a CDS encoding STN and carboxypeptidase regulatory-like domain-containing protein, whose amino-acid sequence MNTFRSLLTGLFLLLAASLQAAPPPLDRIISVSIQNERLGSALNIISRAGNFTFSYNSALINENTLVSVRASNAAVRSVLTQLFRGTVTYKSRGNHVILLRADLPGEEPKSFILDGYILDRQTGSRIAQASIYEKTTLASTVSNPYGYYRLKIPAEQASVKLEVRKKYYYGESVTVNGRRSQSVDIRLAASPLKEAPSRTMTVRMVADTVRPLVATPPVSVTVATDTTMTTRVTDWERTKEDLRRSKEEFMDWLLTKKQAIHEANLSGDTLYRDFQVSLVPFVGTNHTLSGRVINRYSFNILAGYSLGVSALELGGFLNVVQGNVTGLQLSGFSNIVAGNTSGVQAAGFVNVNRLNNFGVQAAGFGNAVGGSVEGVQAAGFFNYVAQNANRGIQAAGFMNVVGQDAQALQAAGFINVVKNRVQGLQIAGFGNVVGQEMRGWQIAGFLNAVGGHLHGNQISGFLNVAGTVTGGRQIGLINVAKDSEKAPIGLLSFVRDGYLRLEASTDEVNAGNLTLKTGHRKFYNILTIGTNFNRPGYTNLSLGYGLGRAFDFGRGWMLNTDLIGLYHFPRDRRYDDGHTHIRLIPAIERRLAKGIYLAAGPTFNAFFTTRSTDKPTTRIDVPLFDTQFTSRNNRWDGWIGFQGAVRIGL is encoded by the coding sequence ATGAATACCTTCCGAAGCCTTCTGACGGGCCTTTTTCTTCTGCTTGCGGCGTCTCTGCAGGCGGCGCCCCCCCCACTGGACCGCATCATTTCCGTCTCCATTCAGAACGAACGCCTGGGGTCGGCCCTGAACATCATCAGCCGGGCCGGTAACTTCACTTTTTCCTATAATTCCGCGCTGATCAACGAAAATACCCTGGTGTCGGTCCGGGCCAGCAACGCCGCGGTCCGGTCGGTGCTCACGCAGCTTTTCCGGGGAACGGTGACCTACAAATCGCGCGGCAACCACGTCATTCTGCTGCGGGCGGACCTCCCGGGGGAAGAACCGAAAAGCTTTATTCTGGATGGCTACATTCTGGACCGCCAAACCGGCAGCCGCATCGCCCAGGCCAGTATCTACGAAAAAACCACGCTGGCCTCGACCGTCAGCAATCCGTACGGCTATTACCGCCTGAAAATTCCCGCCGAACAGGCTTCCGTCAAACTGGAGGTTCGCAAAAAATACTACTATGGTGAATCGGTCACGGTCAACGGGCGGCGTTCCCAGTCGGTGGACATCCGGCTGGCGGCCTCGCCGCTGAAGGAGGCGCCCTCCCGGACGATGACGGTCCGGATGGTGGCCGACACGGTTCGTCCGCTCGTGGCAACGCCGCCCGTCTCGGTGACGGTCGCGACCGATACGACCATGACCACCCGGGTGACGGACTGGGAGCGAACGAAGGAGGATTTGCGCCGGAGCAAGGAGGAGTTCATGGACTGGCTGCTGACTAAGAAACAGGCGATCCACGAGGCCAACCTGAGCGGCGATACGCTTTACCGGGATTTCCAGGTTTCGCTGGTGCCGTTTGTGGGAACCAACCACACGCTGAGCGGACGGGTCATCAATCGCTACTCCTTCAACATCCTGGCGGGGTATTCGCTGGGCGTCTCCGCGCTTGAACTGGGCGGCTTCCTGAACGTGGTGCAGGGCAATGTAACCGGACTGCAGCTTTCCGGCTTTTCCAACATCGTAGCCGGAAATACGAGCGGGGTGCAGGCGGCGGGCTTCGTGAATGTGAACCGGCTGAACAACTTCGGCGTGCAGGCGGCCGGTTTTGGCAACGCGGTCGGCGGGTCGGTTGAAGGTGTGCAGGCGGCGGGCTTTTTTAATTACGTCGCTCAGAATGCCAACCGGGGCATTCAGGCCGCCGGATTCATGAACGTGGTCGGACAGGACGCTCAGGCGTTGCAGGCGGCGGGCTTTATCAACGTCGTTAAAAATCGGGTGCAGGGGCTGCAGATCGCCGGATTCGGCAACGTGGTCGGGCAGGAAATGCGGGGCTGGCAGATTGCCGGATTCCTGAATGCGGTCGGGGGGCATCTCCACGGAAACCAGATCAGCGGTTTTCTGAACGTCGCGGGAACCGTGACCGGTGGACGGCAGATCGGCCTCATCAACGTCGCCAAAGACTCCGAAAAAGCCCCGATTGGCCTGCTTAGCTTCGTCCGCGACGGCTACCTGCGCCTCGAGGCCTCGACCGACGAAGTGAACGCCGGTAACCTGACGCTGAAAACCGGGCACCGTAAGTTTTACAACATCCTGACCATCGGGACCAATTTCAACCGGCCCGGCTACACCAATCTGAGCCTGGGTTACGGACTGGGCCGCGCCTTTGACTTTGGTCGGGGCTGGATGCTCAATACGGACCTGATCGGCCTGTACCATTTCCCCCGCGACCGCCGGTACGATGACGGCCACACGCACATCCGCCTGATTCCGGCTATCGAAAGACGGCTGGCCAAAGGAATTTATCTGGCCGCCGGACCTACCTTCAACGCTTTCTTCACCACCCGTTCTACGGACAAGCCGACCACCCGGATCGACGTTCCGCTGTTCGATACGCAGTTTACCTCCCGCAACAACCGCTGGGATGGCTGGATCGGGTTTCAGGGCGCGGTGCGGATTGGTCTGTAG
- a CDS encoding FecR family protein, whose protein sequence is MAEQPENRMNDDLLGKFLAGETDSQESAAVRRGLSENETDRAEYERFSRIWEAASSVKSAPQPPAPVDTDAAWLKLKGKMAALPEAARPATEAAPAETVVRPMPASRPAPGWRTYWRVAAAVVLLLGIGWTVWQRAQPEGPPPQLAVSSRQETVERVLPDGSRVVLNRNSRLSYPTMFADSSREVVLSGEAFFDVKPDPARPFRIRAKGATVQVLGTSFGVRAYDENVRVTVKTGKVQFAVRQQRIVLAKNEQAAYDASKDTIRKAPRLDPNALAYQTGKITFDNERLADVIRTLSETYRVEIRLGNPALADCRLNSSFEYRDSAEYVLNVTAESLGLRLRRDGESFVLEGESCQ, encoded by the coding sequence ATGGCCGAACAGCCCGAAAACCGGATGAACGACGACCTGCTTGGAAAATTCCTGGCGGGCGAAACCGATTCGCAGGAATCGGCAGCGGTTCGTCGCGGGCTTTCGGAAAACGAAACCGATCGGGCCGAATACGAACGGTTCAGCCGGATCTGGGAGGCCGCCTCGTCGGTCAAATCCGCTCCCCAGCCGCCCGCACCGGTGGATACGGATGCCGCCTGGCTAAAGCTGAAAGGAAAAATGGCTGCGTTGCCCGAAGCCGCCCGCCCCGCCACGGAGGCGGCACCCGCCGAAACGGTGGTCCGGCCGATGCCGGCTTCCCGCCCCGCTCCCGGCTGGCGGACCTACTGGCGCGTAGCGGCGGCGGTCGTGCTGCTGCTGGGTATCGGGTGGACGGTCTGGCAACGGGCCCAGCCCGAAGGCCCGCCCCCGCAACTGGCCGTCAGCAGTCGGCAGGAAACCGTCGAACGGGTTCTGCCCGACGGCAGCCGCGTGGTGCTGAACCGCAACAGCCGTCTGAGCTATCCCACCATGTTTGCCGACAGCAGCCGCGAGGTGGTGCTGAGCGGTGAAGCCTTTTTCGACGTGAAACCGGACCCGGCCCGGCCTTTCCGGATTCGGGCCAAAGGAGCCACGGTTCAGGTGCTGGGAACGTCGTTCGGCGTCCGGGCCTACGATGAGAACGTCCGCGTGACGGTCAAAACCGGGAAAGTGCAGTTTGCCGTCCGCCAACAGCGCATCGTGCTGGCCAAAAACGAACAGGCCGCCTACGACGCCTCGAAGGACACCATCCGGAAAGCACCCCGCCTCGACCCCAATGCGCTGGCGTACCAGACGGGAAAAATTACCTTTGACAACGAACGGCTGGCCGACGTCATCCGGACGCTTTCCGAAACCTACCGCGTCGAAATTAGGCTGGGCAACCCGGCGCTGGCCGATTGCCGCCTGAATTCCAGTTTTGAGTACCGCGACAGTGCGGAGTATGTGCTGAACGTTACGGCCGAATCGCTCGGTCTGCGTCTGCGCCGTGATGGAGAAAGTTTCGTACTCGAAGGAGAATCTTGCCAGTAG
- a CDS encoding RNA polymerase sigma-70 factor, translating into MQISEQDVLTAIRQGDEKTFEQVFRQFYNALCQYAYTYVKDWDDAEETVQAVFLTVWEKRETLDIQVSLKSYLYRAVHNRCLNRIRHAAVQAEYQQQASVELQMQSAEAPSQTLIADELSVHLQNAIQKLPTQCRIIFEMSRFEELKYGEIAERLGLSIKTVENQIGKALRILRTELADYLPLLLIEFSFLGLM; encoded by the coding sequence GTGCAAATCTCAGAACAGGACGTACTAACCGCTATCCGGCAGGGCGACGAAAAAACGTTTGAACAGGTGTTCAGACAGTTTTACAATGCGCTTTGTCAATACGCCTATACGTACGTGAAAGACTGGGACGATGCCGAAGAAACGGTGCAGGCCGTGTTTTTAACGGTCTGGGAAAAGCGGGAAACGCTGGATATTCAGGTTTCGTTAAAATCGTACCTGTACCGGGCGGTACATAACCGATGTCTCAACCGCATCCGGCATGCGGCCGTACAGGCCGAATACCAGCAGCAGGCTTCGGTCGAGTTGCAGATGCAGTCGGCCGAAGCACCCAGCCAGACCCTGATTGCCGATGAATTGTCGGTGCACTTGCAGAACGCCATTCAGAAATTGCCGACCCAGTGCCGGATTATTTTTGAAATGAGTCGTTTTGAAGAGTTGAAATACGGAGAAATTGCGGAACGACTTGGTTTATCCATCAAAACGGTGGAAAATCAGATCGGAAAAGCATTGCGCATATTACGGACGGAACTGGCTGATTATTTGCCGCTTCTGTTGATTGAATTTAGCTTTTTAGGGTTAATGTAA
- a CDS encoding OsmC family protein has protein sequence MQIKRSASAHWEGSGKDGKGTLSSASTVLNETQYSFNTRFADGVGTNPEELVAAAHAGCFSMKLAFNIQGAGFTADSLDTQCVVTLDTESGSISGSYLTVRAVVPGLEKAQFDELVADAEKNCPISKLFNTKITVDATLA, from the coding sequence ATGCAGATCAAACGCAGCGCCTCGGCCCATTGGGAAGGCTCCGGCAAAGACGGAAAAGGAACGCTTTCGTCGGCCAGCACGGTGCTGAACGAAACCCAGTATTCTTTTAACACCCGCTTTGCCGACGGCGTCGGCACGAACCCGGAGGAACTGGTCGCGGCCGCGCATGCAGGCTGTTTTTCCATGAAACTGGCCTTCAACATCCAGGGGGCAGGCTTCACGGCGGATTCGCTGGATACCCAGTGTGTCGTCACGCTCGATACCGAGAGCGGAAGCATCAGCGGCTCTTACCTGACCGTGCGGGCGGTGGTCCCGGGCCTCGAAAAAGCGCAGTTTGATGAGCTGGTGGCCGATGCCGAGAAAAACTGCCCCATTTCGAAGCTGTTCAATACCAAAATCACGGTAGACGCCACCCTGGCGTAG
- a CDS encoding MIP/aquaporin family protein, translating into MIHFLFFILNPVVFFTIGGVWLLCVGWAAWSKRVHTLVYLTLALGLLFFMRLPVILYNAELNPDESQIIAGAISLLHDPVYWRSTDEATSGPLNTYALVWPGWFGLPIDYLTAHLTGVLLAGGAWLMVFLAVRNVYDNRTARFALLPALALLASTQHFDFIHYSSEHLSLGLLAAAWLLLTRFYRQPSARLLAGVGLLTGMVPFAKLQAVPVALLTAAVGFLFALFQPRRGRHVSALVAGGLAFPALAFGLLIGTGLLKEMLFFYLIANSQYAAHTTFLQSLARFPAFLLRQPEYAAYLLSILAIVLVGLLQVIRKKEKIHWQAVALMASLLLVSAYSIIRPGTEYQHYLLLMIFPLTLLLPVFRRPQTAPSAAFCLLLMVSSLAVAATAVGMRYPKNNFGAAQHLIQQKPVSKAILTFASPGQPIVIWGWMPKYYVETQCRQGVNDGNTIRCIFGSPNVLHSYRRRLMRDMSRSKPVLFIDVTGPNSMWFNDRKQFGHEVIMPELGAYIRKHYAYVGLVDDTRLYLRKDLVKPGILAAHPAVRWQKSS; encoded by the coding sequence ATGATTCACTTCTTATTTTTTATTCTGAATCCGGTTGTTTTTTTTACCATCGGGGGCGTCTGGCTGCTCTGCGTCGGCTGGGCTGCGTGGTCGAAGCGGGTTCATACCCTGGTCTACCTGACGCTTGCGCTCGGACTGCTGTTTTTTATGCGGCTGCCGGTGATTCTGTATAACGCCGAACTGAATCCGGACGAGAGCCAGATCATTGCCGGCGCCATTTCGCTGCTGCACGACCCGGTGTACTGGCGTTCGACCGACGAGGCGACCTCCGGTCCGCTGAACACCTATGCGCTGGTCTGGCCGGGCTGGTTCGGTTTGCCCATCGATTACCTGACGGCCCACCTGACCGGGGTGCTGCTCGCCGGAGGGGCCTGGCTGATGGTTTTTCTGGCCGTTCGAAACGTATACGACAACCGTACCGCCCGGTTTGCGCTGCTGCCCGCCCTGGCCCTGCTGGCCTCGACGCAGCACTTCGATTTCATCCATTATTCCAGCGAGCATCTGTCGCTGGGGCTGCTGGCGGCGGCCTGGCTGCTGCTCACCCGGTTCTACCGCCAACCCTCGGCACGTTTGCTGGCCGGCGTTGGCCTGCTGACCGGCATGGTGCCGTTTGCCAAGCTTCAGGCGGTTCCGGTGGCGCTGCTCACGGCGGCGGTCGGCTTTTTATTCGCCCTGTTTCAGCCCCGGCGCGGCCGCCATGTGAGCGCCCTGGTGGCGGGCGGACTAGCCTTTCCGGCGCTGGCGTTTGGACTTCTCATCGGCACTGGGCTGCTGAAGGAAATGCTGTTTTTCTACCTGATAGCCAACTCGCAGTACGCCGCTCACACCACGTTTCTCCAGTCCCTGGCCCGGTTTCCCGCCTTTTTGCTCCGGCAGCCGGAATACGCGGCCTACCTCCTGTCGATTCTGGCCATCGTGCTGGTGGGACTGCTTCAGGTGATCCGGAAAAAGGAGAAAATTCACTGGCAGGCAGTTGCCCTAATGGCAAGCCTGCTGCTGGTGAGCGCCTATTCGATTATCCGGCCGGGAACCGAGTACCAGCACTACCTTTTGCTGATGATTTTTCCCCTGACCCTGCTGCTGCCCGTTTTCCGGCGTCCGCAGACCGCTCCCTCGGCGGCTTTCTGCCTGCTGCTGATGGTGAGTTCACTGGCCGTTGCCGCCACCGCCGTTGGCATGCGTTATCCCAAAAACAACTTTGGCGCCGCCCAGCATCTGATCCAGCAAAAGCCCGTTTCGAAAGCCATTCTGACGTTCGCTTCGCCGGGCCAGCCTATCGTGATCTGGGGCTGGATGCCCAAATATTACGTCGAAACGCAGTGCCGCCAGGGCGTCAACGACGGCAACACCATCCGCTGCATTTTCGGCAGTCCGAATGTGCTTCACTCCTACCGGCGGCGGCTGATGAGGGACATGAGCCGGTCCAAACCGGTTTTGTTCATTGACGTCACCGGCCCCAACAGCATGTGGTTCAACGACCGGAAGCAGTTTGGCCACGAGGTCATCATGCCCGAACTGGGCGCTTACATCCGAAAACACTACGCCTACGTGGGTCTGGTGGACGACACGCGGCTGTACTTACGGAAAGACCTTGTCAAACCGGGCATCCTGGCGGCGCACCCGGCCGTCCGGTGGCAGAAATCTTCCTGA